The DNA window AAGGGCATTTCGAATCGACCGATCTGTGGATCCGAGACGGATATGATCGGCACATTCTCAGGCAAGGTAGAACGGATTGCACGTGGCATTAACTGTGCGAGTGCGTCGCAAGGTTCGCTCTATGACGGGGATGATACAGTCTGGGATGGTGCGGGCGGGGGCGACTTCGTACTGAAGTATCTCCCAAACTCAAACGCAGTACTCGCGACAGCGTCGATCGAAAGCGGCGCCGGGTTGGGCGTGGATCCGGTGTTTACGAAAGTAATCGAGAATTTTGTGAAGCGCTACGGGCCAAGCGGCACGGGCTGAAAGCCGGTTTCACTTCTCACTACCTCAACATCTCCTCCACAGCCCTATATACCTGTTCTACTTCAATCGCTCGCACACAGATAAAATGCTCCGCGGGATTAGCACGATAGCACGTCAGCGGTTTCGGTGAGTAGACAAAACATGGACGACATTCAATACCCGTCTGGACGATCGTGTACCGTGTCTTCCATGGATGAACATAGGTCTCGTTCGTCGGACCGAAGATCGCCACCGTTGGCAGCGCGAGTGCACCGGCGATATGCATCAGCGACGAATCGTTCGACACGAAGATATTCATCTTTTGCATCAGAGCGACCGACTCCATAATCGACGAGGTCTTCACTTCAACAATGTGATCCGAGGCATTGCGGAGGATAAGGTCGTTCGCTTCTCTGTCGTCAGGTCCGCCGAAGAGCAGCACAGTCGCGTTCATCTCGGTGCGGAGCCGTGTTGCAAGCGCAGCGAATTTTTCCGGGGCCCATCGACGATTAATATGATTCTTGAATCGTGCGGTCCCCGCATGGAAACCGACGAGGTGCGTCCCAGGGTGTATCTCGTGGTCGCGCAGCCACTCGTCAGCAAATTGTCTGTCCTTGTCGGACAGATATATTTCCAGAGGAGGTAGTGTTGCTTCGTCGAGCAGAGGATTCACCCCAAGTCTCGACAGTAATCGCACGTTCTCTTCGACGCAGTGATAACTATCGTCCTCGCGAATGGTGTCCGTATTGAGCCAATTAAGATTTTGCCAATCGCGCCGCAAGTATCGAACACCGAGCCGCCGCTTCGCACCGATGATGAGGGCAAAGAGATTATACTCTCGTCGATTTTGCGGGTAGATGTTGATCGAGATGTCGAAAGCCATCCCGCGCAAATGGGTCAGAAAGAGCAGACCTTCGAGTTTATTACCACCGATGAAATCGAAGTAGTGGACATGATCGACATTCGGATTACGCAGGAACAGGTCGCGTGTCGCACCAAACATCACCAAGACATGAATCTCAGCATCTGGTTTTGCTTCGCGTAGCAAGCGAAGCATCGGCGTCGAAAGCAGCGCATCCCCGATCCCCGGAAGCGCGATGATGAGTATCTTCTCAGACGCTTGCTTCACGCTTCGGCTTTCTGCTGACGATGACCAGTCCAAGCACCGATGCGCCGAGCGTGACGAGCGTGATCATCGAGCCTGTCGCAAATGCGCTCGACTCGTATCGCAACTCGACCGTATGATCCCCCGCCGGCACTTCCACTGCACGCAGCGCAGTGAACGCACGGTAGAGTTTCGTCTCTTTGCCGTCGATATAGGCATGCCACGCCGGATAATAGATTTCCGAGAAGAAGAGCATTCCATTCTGTGACGTATGCACCTTGGCGTCAATCTTGTCGGTCTCGTAGGTCGTGATCTCGGCCGTTGCTGTGCTGTCTGTCGCATTCATCGCAAGTGCGGGCTGCTCTTCCAAGAGCATCGAGTTACGATAATCGAACGATGCATCCGTCTTCAGAAAATTTACGGCATCGGCATCCGGCTTGACGACCGTCTTATAATACATCTTTACGCGCGGCAGATATGTCGGACGCTGGCCGAAGCCGACCTTGCCGCCATCGGTCATGACGCTCCACTTGATATTCAATAGATCTGCCGTCACTTCCGGTGTTACGCATGCCGGTGCATTTCGTTGCAGCACGAGCGGATTGTATCCCTCGAGTAGCTGGATATGATCGTACGCGCCCTGATTGCGTTTGAGCAGGATTGCATTTGCCGCCCGGATCCGTGCGCGCGACGGCTCTTTTGCTTCATCCTGCTTGAGCATATCGACAAGCTGTACCTGCTGACGATAGGCCTCGCGCGGATCGTCGGTCGTTGCGTTGAGACCGGCACCATAGGTATAGAGCTCGATCATCGTCACAGCGATTGCGCACCCTGCCAACAACACCCCTGTGAACTTCTTGCTTGTTGCAAGCAGCACGATGGCAATGGCGGCAAGCACCGGAAATGCGGCAAGTCCTGCAGCCCATGAGATCGATTGATTCGCCTCGGCAGGTGCGTTCGGGAGGAAAGACGATGCCGAGAACACTCCCGTGATCGCGCCGATCCAGATTAACCCGACGAGTGCAAGAATGCCAAGCGACACCTGTTTCAAGCGCGCGGTGATTTCTTGTCGCAACAGCATTGACAACCCTACTCCCCCAAGCGCACTCATCGCAAAGCCGAAGACCATCATCATACGAGCCGGAGTACGAAGTTTGTCAAAGAGTGGCAACGAGAAGAATATCTTATAGATAATGAAGTGGTCGCCGAGCGAAAAGAGCAGCGCGAATAATGACATCCCGGCAAAGAATGGGACATACTTCTTCTTCCAACCGCTCAATCCTGCCATCACCGCAAGTACAAGCGGGAGCACACCGATATAGCACATCGTCTCCCACGAGAGGAAATACGGGCCATTCCAATACGGCACCTTCGCCTGTTGCAGTGCATCGGTTACACCAAAGAGCCGAGGCATCACCAGCGTCAGCACATGCCCGAACGTCAGCGAGCCGACAACCGATTGATCGAACGTGATCGTCTCGCGACGCGAGAGACCGGCCAGTTCTTGTGCAGGGAGTAATTGGATGGCAAAAATACCCACGGCAATCACAACCGGCACAAGCATTCGCACGACCGTCAGCGCAGAGAAGGTCTCATTCTCGCGATGTCGCAACCGGTAGACGATCTCATATACACCGAGCAGTGCAAGGAAGAAGGTCAGAAAGAGTGTTGTCTGCGGGTGACCGGCGAGATACATCACGCCAAGCGCGAGCCCCGCACTAATGGAATACTTCCACGAGTCCGTTCCTTTTGTAAAGAGCATCACTACCCACGGGAAGAGCGCGAGCTGATATATGATCATCTGATGCATCGGTTGCGCAGTCATATAACCGCCGAAGGCATAGGCAATTGCCGCGAAGAGGGCCGACCATTCGTCGATGCGGAAGAGGCTTCGTGCGCAGAGGTACATTCCAACTGCTGCGATGAGATAATGCATCACGATGAACCACTGCATCACAACCGGTGAGAGATACCCACCCGAGACGAATAATGACTGCAGCATATTCAGCGGATACCAGAAGGCGATCTGAATATCGGCCGTGAACGGCATGCCGCAAAAGACATAGGGATTCCAACCCGGGATATGGCCCGCCGCAAGAGACGATGTCGCCAGCGTACGGAACGGGAATTCCTGCTCGACGAAATCCTCCCACAAGAACTTGCCGCCAAAGAGCAGCGGGTAGTAGAAGATAATGACGAGTACTGCAAGAACACCGACAACGATCGGGATCGTCAGCCGAGGCAGCGTTGTCGCCCCTTTCGGCGCCACGGATTCGGGTTGTTTAGCCATAGCTACAAATTTACGACACTCCCAGCCATGAGGACTGAGTCTGTGCTTGCGTTAAGATAGCCTGCACATTATGATCACAAATGATTAGGTGGGGAGTATGACAAACTGCTTACAGGAAGTCTGGCAATACACGAAGGAAGAGTCCGTAGCACTGCTACTGGTGAGGTGTTACTTATGCAAGCGCCTGATCCTCAGGATCTCAAAGAACATCTTGCTCGAATCGCTCAGGGCGCCGACGGTCGAGCGTTCGTCGTTGTACCATTCGACCGCAACTTCTTTGACCCTGTAACCGTGCTTTTTCGCCAGATAGAGGATATCGACATCGAACGAGAACCCCATAACCTTCTGCTCGCGAAAGAGCTTCTTCGCCGCATCGGCCGTAAACCCTTTGAAACCGCACTGCGTATCTTTGATGCCGCTGAAGACAAAGAGCTGCACCAGCAAATTGAAGAAGCGGCCCATCATCTCCCGATACCACGGTTGATGAACCTTCACGAGTTTGCGGCCTTCGAGCGCGCGTGAGCCGATAACGACATCGCAATGCTCGTTCTCGATCGCAGTAATTACCTTCTCGACCTCATACACAGGCGTTGAGAGATCGGCGTCGGTGAAAATCCGAATCTGCCCTTCTGCCGCCAACATCCCCGCCTGCACTGCCGCACCTTTGCCCCGATTATGTCCCAAC is part of the Bacteroidota bacterium genome and encodes:
- a CDS encoding glycosyltransferase family 9 protein; amino-acid sequence: MKQASEKILIIALPGIGDALLSTPMLRLLREAKPDAEIHVLVMFGATRDLFLRNPNVDHVHYFDFIGGNKLEGLLFLTHLRGMAFDISINIYPQNRREYNLFALIIGAKRRLGVRYLRRDWQNLNWLNTDTIREDDSYHCVEENVRLLSRLGVNPLLDEATLPPLEIYLSDKDRQFADEWLRDHEIHPGTHLVGFHAGTARFKNHINRRWAPEKFAALATRLRTEMNATVLLFGGPDDREANDLILRNASDHIVEVKTSSIMESVALMQKMNIFVSNDSSLMHIAGALALPTVAIFGPTNETYVHPWKTRYTIVQTGIECRPCFVYSPKPLTCYRANPAEHFICVRAIEVEQVYRAVEEMLR
- a CDS encoding YfhO family protein — its product is MAKQPESVAPKGATTLPRLTIPIVVGVLAVLVIIFYYPLLFGGKFLWEDFVEQEFPFRTLATSSLAAGHIPGWNPYVFCGMPFTADIQIAFWYPLNMLQSLFVSGGYLSPVVMQWFIVMHYLIAAVGMYLCARSLFRIDEWSALFAAIAYAFGGYMTAQPMHQMIIYQLALFPWVVMLFTKGTDSWKYSISAGLALGVMYLAGHPQTTLFLTFFLALLGVYEIVYRLRHRENETFSALTVVRMLVPVVIAVGIFAIQLLPAQELAGLSRRETITFDQSVVGSLTFGHVLTLVMPRLFGVTDALQQAKVPYWNGPYFLSWETMCYIGVLPLVLAVMAGLSGWKKKYVPFFAGMSLFALLFSLGDHFIIYKIFFSLPLFDKLRTPARMMMVFGFAMSALGGVGLSMLLRQEITARLKQVSLGILALVGLIWIGAITGVFSASSFLPNAPAEANQSISWAAGLAAFPVLAAIAIVLLATSKKFTGVLLAGCAIAVTMIELYTYGAGLNATTDDPREAYRQQVQLVDMLKQDEAKEPSRARIRAANAILLKRNQGAYDHIQLLEGYNPLVLQRNAPACVTPEVTADLLNIKWSVMTDGGKVGFGQRPTYLPRVKMYYKTVVKPDADAVNFLKTDASFDYRNSMLLEEQPALAMNATDSTATAEITTYETDKIDAKVHTSQNGMLFFSEIYYPAWHAYIDGKETKLYRAFTALRAVEVPAGDHTVELRYESSAFATGSMITLVTLGASVLGLVIVSRKPKREASV
- a CDS encoding glycosyltransferase family 2 protein — translated: MEYFVRLTLYLSLIIPAFREATRIGPTLAKVHEYLSAQAYDCEVIVCDDGSPDETVEVVNREFASLPSVPNVHFHLVELGHNRGKGAAVQAGMLAAEGQIRIFTDADLSTPVYEVEKVITAIENEHCDVVIGSRALEGRKLVKVHQPWYREMMGRFFNLLVQLFVFSGIKDTQCGFKGFTADAAKKLFREQKVMGFSFDVDILYLAKKHGYRVKEVAVEWYNDERSTVGALSDSSKMFFEILRIRRLHK